One genomic segment of Phycisphaerales bacterium AB-hyl4 includes these proteins:
- the mqnE gene encoding aminofutalosine synthase MqnE has protein sequence MDTALAPIADKVYAGQRLSADDGLTLLRTRDIHTLGQLANHVRRERHGNKAYYNINRHLNYSNICALSCKFCAFHRKRGDEGAYEYSVDDAVAEATKAVAAGATELHMVGGLHPFLPFSYYTDLLSAIHSAAPNLHIKAFTAVEIVHLARISKRPNDLTAVLSDLKDAGLGSLPGGGAEVFDDRVHDEAFKGKIRSDKWLDVHRHAHKLGLMSNATILYGHIESLEDRIHHLELLREAQDEAINEGHQGRFQTVIPLPFIPDDSELEHLYGPTALDDLRMLATARLMLDNFSHIKAFWIMQTLPFSQTALDWGVDDMDGTVVWYDITKVGGADNHQEVDVSTLRRAILDAGYEPVERDTLYRTVERTGAQWRLADQPVTV, from the coding sequence ATGGACACTGCACTCGCCCCGATCGCCGACAAGGTTTACGCCGGCCAGCGCCTCTCCGCTGACGACGGCCTCACCCTCCTGCGCACCCGCGACATCCACACCCTCGGCCAGCTTGCCAACCACGTCCGCCGCGAGCGACACGGCAACAAGGCCTACTACAACATCAACCGCCACCTCAACTACTCCAACATCTGCGCCCTCTCCTGCAAGTTCTGCGCCTTCCACCGCAAACGCGGCGACGAAGGCGCTTATGAATATTCCGTTGACGACGCCGTCGCCGAGGCCACCAAAGCTGTCGCCGCTGGCGCTACCGAACTGCACATGGTCGGCGGACTCCACCCCTTCCTCCCCTTCTCCTACTACACCGACCTGCTCAGCGCCATCCACAGCGCCGCCCCCAACCTCCACATCAAAGCCTTCACCGCCGTCGAAATCGTTCACCTCGCCCGCATCAGCAAACGCCCCAACGACCTCACCGCTGTCCTCAGCGACCTCAAAGACGCGGGCCTCGGCTCACTGCCAGGCGGCGGCGCGGAAGTCTTCGACGACCGCGTCCACGATGAGGCCTTCAAAGGCAAAATCCGCTCCGACAAATGGCTCGACGTCCACCGTCACGCCCACAAGCTCGGCCTGATGTCCAACGCCACCATCCTCTATGGCCACATCGAGTCCCTCGAAGACCGCATCCACCACTTGGAACTGCTCCGCGAAGCACAAGACGAAGCCATCAACGAAGGACACCAAGGCCGCTTCCAGACCGTCATCCCCCTCCCCTTCATTCCCGACGACTCCGAACTCGAGCACCTCTACGGCCCGACCGCGCTCGACGACCTGCGCATGCTCGCCACCGCTCGGCTTATGCTCGACAACTTCTCTCACATCAAAGCTTTCTGGATCATGCAAACCCTCCCCTTCTCCCAGACCGCCCTCGACTGGGGCGTCGACGACATGGACGGCACCGTCGTCTGGTACGACATCACCAAAGTCGGCGGCGCAGACAACCACCAGGAAGTCGATGTCTCCACCCTCCGCCGCGCCATCCTCGACGCCGGGTACGAGCCCGTCGAACGCGACACCCTCTACCGCACCGTCGAGCGCACCGGTGCCCAATGGCGTCTCGCCGACCAGCCGGTCACCGTCTGA